One genomic window of Myxocyprinus asiaticus isolate MX2 ecotype Aquarium Trade chromosome 5, UBuf_Myxa_2, whole genome shotgun sequence includes the following:
- the LOC127441645 gene encoding chemokine XC receptor 1-like — protein MNESELETPTSEDYTHTLNYYDSDYGDEICDKINVVQFGAAVTPIVFTIVIVFSCVGNTLVIWVLVKYENLKSLTNTFLLNLALSDLIFTFGLPFWAYYYMYGWTFGDPACKTVNFVFYTGYYSSIIFLTVLTVHRYVAVVYPMSMVISKKSLHCYVTSAVIWIISLCAAVPQAKFNTVVSLPNDETMQYCDFDRQVNWKLMGTYLQNSFFLVAFVIITFCYSQILGRLLRPTSHTRNKTVRLILCIVVFFFLGWGPYNVAIFLDSLISWEISPFNECNVSITVDYLMYISRMVAFSHCCLNPVFYVFVGIKFRNHLKKMLWTVCKKGIVPQNRHSRLIYSNGEEISMY, from the coding sequence ATGAATGAAAGTGAGCTGGAAACGCCAACTAGTGAAGATTACACACACACCCTCAATTACTACGATAGTGACTATGGAGATGAAATCTGTGACAAGATAAATGTGGTCCAGTTTGGAGCTGCTGTCACTCCAATCGTGTTCACCATAGTCATCGTGTTCAGCTGTGTGGGGAACACACTGGTCATATGGGTCCTTGTGAAATATGAAAATCTCAAATCCCTGACCAACACATTTCTGTTAAACCTGGCTCTCTCTGATCTGATCTTCACCTTTGGCCTGCCCTTTTGGGCCTACTACTACATGTACGGCTGGACTTTTGGAGATCCCGCTTGCAAAACGGTTAACTTTGTGTTCTACACGGGATATTACAGCAGCATCATCTTCCTGACAGTTTTAACTGTGCACCGCTACGTGGCCGTGGTTTACCCCATGTCAATGGTCATATCAAAGAAAAGTCTGCACTGTTACGTAACATCTGCCGTCATCTGGATCATCAGTCTTTGCGCTGCCGTGCCACAAGCCAAGTTCAACACAGTCGTTTCCTTGCCCAATGACGAAACAATGCAATATTGTGATTTTGACCGGCAAGTTAATTGGAAGCTCATGGGTACATACTTGCAAAATTCCTTTTTCCTTGTTGCATTCGTGATCATTACTTTTTGCTACTCTCAGATCCTAGGACGACTGCTTCGGCCAACATCTCACACTCGCAACAAGACAGTACGGTTAATTCTCTGCATCGTGGTGTTTTTTTTCCTTGGGTGGGGACCGTACAATGTGGCCATATTTCTGGACTCTCTGATCTCGTGGGAAATTTCTCCTTTCAATGAATGCAATGTCAGTATCACTGTAGACTATTTGATGTACATCTCCCGGATGGTGGCATTCTCCCATTGCTGCCTGAATCCCGTGTTTTACGTCTTTGTAGGGATCAAATTTAGAAACCACTTGAAGAAAATGTTATGGACTGTCTGTAAGAAAGGTATAGTGCCTCAAAATCGACATAGCAGGCTTATTTACTCGAATGGCGAAGAAATATCCATGTATTAG
- the LOC127441642 gene encoding chemokine XC receptor 1-like isoform X1, with the protein MSIVTQLFFSRFTFQSQQTLRDANAEMMFNSSFDYNYSYDYDHKLIPMCEVDDYKKTTAVSYTIIFCLSILGNGLLLCALTCYEDLKRATNLFMFCLALFDLLFTLTLPFWCVELLHHWVFGNIACKIMTGAYFVGIYGSLILLTSMTLDRFIVVVVRSYWLTRRRRLICSQVACAGAWIISLVACLRDSMASKAEIDHIDTYLCKSTHTEEDNMGYYMQLILLFLIPFVVIVFCYTKILLTLMSTSTRQKYRTVILVLCIVIAFFVCWGPYHVVIVLMSVYAFDPCEHYQLHGVFVVCRILAFSHCCMNPALYFLRGKFRMLVSSLLFCSPELRQSGQYRGVTDPSDSRIHPYMTEMVPENCGVRQTNATELN; encoded by the exons ATGTCAATTGTCACACAATTATTCTTCAGCAGATTCACTTTTCAGTCACAACAGACATTGAG AGACGCAAACGCAGAGATGATGTTCAACAGCAGCTTTGATTACAATTACTCATATGACTATGACCATAAGTTAATTCCAATGTGTGAAGTTGATGACTATAAAAAAACCACAGCCGTGAGCTACACCATCATCTTCTGTCTCAGCATACTTGGTAATGGCCTCCTTCTATGTGCCCTCACATGCTATGAAGACCTAAAAAGGGCCACCAACTTGTTCATGTTCTGCTTGGCTCTGTTTGATCTACTCTTCACCCTGACGTTGCCTTTTTGGTGCGTGGAGTTGCTCCACCATTGGGTCTTTGGCAACATCGCCTGCAAAATCATGACTGGGGCCTACTTTGTAGGCATCTACGGAAGTCTCATTCTTCTGACGTCGATGACACTTGATCGTTTCATTGTCGTGGTGGTAAGAAGCTACTGGCTAACACGGCGTCGAAGACTTATTTGTTCGCAAGTCGCCTGTGCTGGTGCGTGGATCATCAGTTTGGTGGCTTGTCTGAGAGATTCAATGGCCTCAAAGGCGGAGATAGATCATATCGACACCTACTTGTGTAAAAGCACTCATACCGAAGAAGATAATATGGGATATTACATGCAGCTCATTTTGCTTTTCCTCATACCGTTTGTGGTTATTGTTTTCTGTTACACCAAAATTCTATTGACGCTCATGTCAACGTCCACCAGGCAAAAATACAGGACTGTGATATTGGTGTTGTGTATTGTTATCGCTTTCTTTGTATGCTGGGGACCGTATCATGTAGTCATAGTGTTGATGTCTGTCTACGCGTTTGATCCCTGTGAACATTATCAGCTGCATGGTGTGTTTGTCGTCTGCAGGATTCTGGCATTTTCGCACTGCTGCATGAATCCAGCGCTGTATTTTCTCAGAGGAAAGTTCCGAATGCTTGTGTCCAGCTTGCTATTTTGCTCTCCTGAACTCAGGCAGTCGGGACAGTACAGAGGAGTCACGGATCCGAGTGACTCCCGGATTCATCCGTACATGACTGAAATGGTTCCAGAAAATTGTGGTGTGAGACAAACAAATGCCACAGAGCTGAACTAA
- the LOC127441642 gene encoding chemokine XC receptor 1-like isoform X2: MMFNSSFDYNYSYDYDHKLIPMCEVDDYKKTTAVSYTIIFCLSILGNGLLLCALTCYEDLKRATNLFMFCLALFDLLFTLTLPFWCVELLHHWVFGNIACKIMTGAYFVGIYGSLILLTSMTLDRFIVVVVRSYWLTRRRRLICSQVACAGAWIISLVACLRDSMASKAEIDHIDTYLCKSTHTEEDNMGYYMQLILLFLIPFVVIVFCYTKILLTLMSTSTRQKYRTVILVLCIVIAFFVCWGPYHVVIVLMSVYAFDPCEHYQLHGVFVVCRILAFSHCCMNPALYFLRGKFRMLVSSLLFCSPELRQSGQYRGVTDPSDSRIHPYMTEMVPENCGVRQTNATELN; encoded by the coding sequence ATGATGTTCAACAGCAGCTTTGATTACAATTACTCATATGACTATGACCATAAGTTAATTCCAATGTGTGAAGTTGATGACTATAAAAAAACCACAGCCGTGAGCTACACCATCATCTTCTGTCTCAGCATACTTGGTAATGGCCTCCTTCTATGTGCCCTCACATGCTATGAAGACCTAAAAAGGGCCACCAACTTGTTCATGTTCTGCTTGGCTCTGTTTGATCTACTCTTCACCCTGACGTTGCCTTTTTGGTGCGTGGAGTTGCTCCACCATTGGGTCTTTGGCAACATCGCCTGCAAAATCATGACTGGGGCCTACTTTGTAGGCATCTACGGAAGTCTCATTCTTCTGACGTCGATGACACTTGATCGTTTCATTGTCGTGGTGGTAAGAAGCTACTGGCTAACACGGCGTCGAAGACTTATTTGTTCGCAAGTCGCCTGTGCTGGTGCGTGGATCATCAGTTTGGTGGCTTGTCTGAGAGATTCAATGGCCTCAAAGGCGGAGATAGATCATATCGACACCTACTTGTGTAAAAGCACTCATACCGAAGAAGATAATATGGGATATTACATGCAGCTCATTTTGCTTTTCCTCATACCGTTTGTGGTTATTGTTTTCTGTTACACCAAAATTCTATTGACGCTCATGTCAACGTCCACCAGGCAAAAATACAGGACTGTGATATTGGTGTTGTGTATTGTTATCGCTTTCTTTGTATGCTGGGGACCGTATCATGTAGTCATAGTGTTGATGTCTGTCTACGCGTTTGATCCCTGTGAACATTATCAGCTGCATGGTGTGTTTGTCGTCTGCAGGATTCTGGCATTTTCGCACTGCTGCATGAATCCAGCGCTGTATTTTCTCAGAGGAAAGTTCCGAATGCTTGTGTCCAGCTTGCTATTTTGCTCTCCTGAACTCAGGCAGTCGGGACAGTACAGAGGAGTCACGGATCCGAGTGACTCCCGGATTCATCCGTACATGACTGAAATGGTTCCAGAAAATTGTGGTGTGAGACAAACAAATGCCACAGAGCTGAACTAA